Genomic segment of Cyprinus carpio isolate SPL01 chromosome A13, ASM1834038v1, whole genome shotgun sequence:
tgaATTCATTTTGTGTACAGAACAAGAAAAAACtatttgctgatttaaaaaaaatgtacgaaaaatattacatttaagaatttattatttattcagcaagtttaattttattttggagtaaattttaactttttaaattcattgtttttaAGGAGGCATCGTTTTTTATTGGACAACTAGATAAAAATGCTAATGGACTCAGAGCTGGACTCTGATTTATTCTGACAGCACAGACAGGAAGGAGTAGCAAGATATTATAGGCCTAAAACTCTGACCCTGAGATCCCTAAATGACTGCTTGCTACGTACAGTTCTATTTCTCTGAGGATGATTTTAAGCAAGCCCTGCATGTTAACACACACTACATCAAGGGCATCCCTAAAAGAAAGTCTATTTGTAGTTCATTCCAAGTCAAAACAGATTATCCAGAAAACAAAGTGAGCTGGTATCTCAGTACAATCACAAAGCTCGGCACTGCCCTCTAGTGGTAAATACTCAACCGTTGATTCTTTTTGTAAACCCATCTTAAAATAGACAGCCCATTAAATCCATTTTCACTAAACAACTGGTGACTCAAATTTGTCAAAATGAGCAAATTACATAGAGTTGTGGCTACCATCTGTCATCAAAACATCTGTTTGCGTTTTGAGAGGAACTACAGCTTGATGTCGTACTATGATGAGGACAGGAATgaatttgtctttgtgtgtgtgtctgcactgCCAGCTGTTCCTCTTCTAATGTGTATAATTGCTATTATTCTTCCAAGTGTTTATTTCACCAGCGGGGTTTGGGGGTGTTTACATTACACTAACATATCTGTTGACATGCAGTGATGATGAGATATTAATGACAACTCATGGAAAATATAACCAGACCGATACTAACCTTATGGCAGCATCTGTGTCAGAATCAGGCCTGCAGGCATGATCAGAGCTGGATCCACTGCAGAATGGACTATCTTCTTCACAGACACCACTCTGGTCCTCCCTGTGTGGGTCCTGGGAGGCCATACACTCTGTGGGATCAGACACAGCAGGTGGTTCGGGGCACGTTAGTGGAGAGAAGTTCAGTTCGATGATCTGCTTGGCACTTTCACTGATCTGACTCTGGATCTCAGGAGTGAGAGTCGGAAAGTCAAAAGTGAAGACAGGTGGGCCACTAGGGGTGATGTCTTCACTATCCAGGCTGCTATAAGAGGTGCCCTTGGCACGGTGCGACTCCATAATGCTCTCAAAGTGTCTGCTAAAGGAGTCCAAGCCATCTGATGAGATTCGGCAGGGGCTGGTGACAGAGATGGGAGACTTCAAAGCCATGTGGCTGTCAGGCTGGCAATCTGGGGGACTACAAGAAGAGCATAAGTCATAGATGTACTCCTATGAGTGGTttgtcttaaaaataattaaaatgatgccACAGTACTGACACCCTAGAATTCTACATTTTCACGAATAAAAACCCagttaatactgtaaaaaaaaatacaaaaatagacgTAAAAAGtatctgaaaaatatttagtttcttttaagTTGACACTGTATTTTTTCTACccaccataaaaatatattaagagaAACTACTGAAAATATGGGTGTCAATAGaagaaaataactgtaattagTCTGATGAAGTCTTTAGTActattataatgtatatgtaaatgtgaaattattttatgttattattttatttataccattttaatactatttaatctattttaatctGACCCCCCTGAACTCCACTGCAGCCCCCCTGGGCATCCATTCTAGACCCATTCTAATTTTCCCCTAAAGTCTTCATAATGGAGCAAAACAACATGAAGCAGGCATTCAAAATCCAAATCTTAAACAGATATCAAGTGAAAGTCTTCTGTTGCGTTCACTGGGATGTGGATGTCAGATATGTGTGTGAATTCACATATGTAGCTATAGTGTATTCTATTCCACACTCACCCTCTTAGCAGTCGACTAAACACTTCATCTCCTTCAGGTGTGGCATTTTGCCTCTTTTTGTCACCTTGCATCCTCACACTGGCCCAGCTCACCACCTCTTCATCTTGCAGCTCCTCCTCACCATCTGTGTGTGGGCACAACACTCCCTCCAGGGGGCTGCAGCTGTTAGTGCCTGAGGTGCCTAGCACACTGCGGTTACTGCCAAAAGCAGAGTCCACCTCCTCCTGTTCTGCCATCATCACCTCATCAAGGTCTGTTTCCCTGTAACAACGCAGGGGCACCGCATCTATGTCAGTCTCTGAATATTTCACACTACGTCTGGTGATGCCAGTCTTATTGGAGCTTTCCATTGTGGAATGATGGTTTATCAACTCCACTTCAACTTGCTGTACAATGTGGCATGCAGATTTCGAAGAGCCAGTTGATTTACAGTGTCTTGAGTGTGTTGTTATTGGTCTTACGGGTGTAGATAAAGGTGGAATGGATGTTGGAGACTCACTGGAACAACCACTTGAGTGTGCAGTGGAGGAGCCTGGAATGGGTGTTAATCAAAGGAAAATCAAATGATTGAGAGTGTCATTctttctatttgaaatatatatatatatatatatatatatatatatatatatatatatatagtatatatatatatatataaacagtatatctAAACAGACAAAATGTTTAACCTTTCTAATTCACAGTTTCAGTAAATGGCTTTGGCCACATATAATTCTATTTGCAGAAGGTTTAATCTGAATTGGCTTACAAATAAGGACGTTATTAAATTAACAATTGTATGACATAAGGCCCTGTAGCTCAACAGGTAGAGTATGACACTATCAATGCCAGAAATTCATACACTGATAAAAAGAATAGCCTGAaattgttttggataaaagtatttGCAAACTGTATAAATGTCAAGATAAGGGAAAGGAATAAccacataaaacaagcaattctCAAGAATAATTCTAGTGACTCATTCTGTTCTAACCTCTCACTCTTTGACATCAGTGAATTTAAAACACCTATACACAGTAAAGAATTTAAActcaatgaaactaaaaataatctaTATGAAGACTACATGAAAtacatataaattcataatttttcaaGAAATTTATACACGACATAAAACCACAGCTAAAATCAAGCAAAGCTGTAACATAAATCCATTAAAAGGTCATTTCAGTAAAGAGAAACCTTGAGAAGcgatgagaaaaaacaaagagcCAAGTTAAACAGAGAGGGCAAATCATAATGTCATGCTTTGGGGATAAGGCTTGTTACATAATTGGATTAAACATTCATTATGAGGCGAACAGCTTGTTTACAATGAAAGGCAAATGAAAGAAATAAGGATGACATTTCAGAAAACTGCCTTCTGGAAGTCTGAGTTGGACATTTCCAAGAAATTCTCACCCTTTGTTTCATGCTTATCTTGTTGATCGTAGTGGGACCCAAACAGGAACTCCCATTTGGCACGAGCAATCTTCTGAGAGCGCAAGGAAGGCCTCAGCAGAAATGGTCCACCTTCAGACTACAAACAAAAATTGAGTTATCAGACAACAAACTCAAACAGTAAATCAAGGCATGAGATGAATCTAAAGATGTGTACCAAGATTACCTGTATTCCTGTGTTTCCAGAGTCAGGACTCTTTTGGCTGGTTTTGCTAGATATCTCAGAGGATATGCAGTCTTTCTCATGTAGAGTGCTCTCTATAAGGCTGCCTGTGACCCCACTGGAACTCTGTGATGCTGTACCACTCCACTCCCTGTTAGTCCTAGTGTCAGCTTTCATCTCATTTTTCTGCATTGAGACCCTACAATGGTTCTCTTCAGAGACTGGTGTTGTTGGACTATTCCTCTTATGACTGTCCTTCTCCCTTAAGTTTTCCTTTTCTCTGGCTAAGCATTCCTCTACCCCATGCTTTTGCTGAGCGGTCCAGCTTGGTGTCTCTAGGTTAGGCCTTGTAAAATGTCTCCTGCTGCTATTTGGGCTGTCTTTTAGACCTCTGAGTGTCTCATACTGCCTATGCTCATAACTAGGTGTATGACTGTCTCTTGTGTACTGGGAAGGCAGGTGCCGATGCAAAGTCGGGCTGTCCTTCCCTACCAACTGTGTTCTCTCTATACGTGGGTCTCGTATTGGAGAGGACGGTATTACATCTGATCGGTTCAACCTTGCTGGAGCTGCTGGAGATATACTTCCAATGTGGGGCAAAAGAGGGGTTGTTTGAACAGAGTGGTGACCAGTTTTGACAAATTCTTGTTTACAGTTGTACTCCTGACCAGGAAGGTTGCAATTAGAGTGAGTTTGTTCTCCAGGGCCCTGGAAGTTAGCATAGAGCGGAGGCTCTCTTGAATGTCCTAGCTGGGGACTGTCAGATCTTACCGTGTCTGTCGATGATAGGGTTGGGGTTGGAGACCTCCTGGCTTCCATAAGTATGGAAAGTTTGGTGGCTTCTTCTGCTAGTTTACAAGCCATCTCGGGACTTGTGGCTGGGGATATGCTCCTCCTTCCACTCAGCTGGTTAGCTCCTTCTTCTACCTTATTTTTTGAGTTGGTCAGGTTGAAATTAACTCTGTGGGCTTGCCGTGGACTATCTATTATGGAATGACTGAGTTGTTGATTGCTTGATGGTTGAGTTACAATCATAGCTGGCTGTTCATGTTGAATAGCTGTAGGCTTACAGGATGGTAAATTTGGGCGATACCTATACTCTTGCACTCTTTGGTTTGAGACCTCCTGATTGTTGGCGCTTGAGTGTGACATTGTAAAGTAAACTTGCTTGGCATGGTTAGACAGTTGGTCTGTAGCATGGCTCCTAGGAATTCTATAAAACAAACTATTCCGCTCATGGTccattattgttgcttttgtggGCAGGGTCCTAGAACTGCATGGTATCACTGGTGATCCAGACCAAGACCGACAGCGGCGCTGCTCTCCTCTTCTGATGTCATGACCTCTATCAGGACAGTTGCCTGCCAGTTTTTGCCTTAGTTGTGGGGAACCAAAATCTTCCAATGCTCGATGGGTGGCTTCTCTGGCAATGGAGTCTAGAGTTGCCCTCCTAAAGCTGGGAGTACCTATATGTGAGTTCCCCAAACCTTGACTAAGCTGGTTTGAACTACAGTTGTTCATGGATTCCAATCTGTTCAACCACACTGGATCACTGAGCCTTTTCCTGAGGTGGAGAGGGGTAGCACTCTCCTCCATGGTTCTGTTGAAAGGATTGTGAGGCTCGCTCTGGCACAAAGAGCTATACTGACCCTCTACTgatttaattttagctttttcAATGTAACTGAAAGTGGCAACAGATCGCCTCCCTTCATTTCCTCCATTCATCTTAGTTGGGCTGCAAGCTTTACGAGTCCCACTGGGAGTAGGAGGGGCAGTAAACCGTCCTGAGAAGTGAGGTTCCTTCCCAAAGAAGGGGTCACGTTCAGAAGGAGCACAAACCAAGTGACATGCATTTCCATTGGGATCTGTTTGAAAGGCAGACAGTAACTGGTTTATCTCATCATAAGGTAGACTTTTCTGCTGTTGGGTCACCGGTTGGTCTGAGTCGTGTCCTGGATGTAGCTGAAAACTTACGGAGTGTCTAGATGTTGATTTACTAGAGGCCAAGGTCTTGGTGCTGCTTCCACCTTTATGCAGGACTCCGCGTGGGGATGTCTGACCATGTGGTGCATTAGGGCCACCATACTGCGATGACTGAAGGATGTCTGGTGCTGTCAACATAAGGGAGTCTGTTTTTGCCACATCATCCAGGTCTTTTCCTTCTTCATCAGTGACAGATCTCACCTCTACATACAAGTGGAGGACTTTACCTGACTGAGACATGACTGACCAAAATCAGCCTGCAGATCTGTCCTATATCACAACACCTGTTCTCTGCAATTGATTTATCGTACTGGTCATCTTGTTTGCTCAGGAAGTATGTTGTTGTTCACATCTGACATAGAGTTTGGATGGACTCCAATATCATCTTCAAAATCACCTATAAGAGACAAACAAGAAGTATATCAGCTTTAACATTACAATAACATCTTTTATAATAGGTTCAGTAAAACATTTGTACACTGACCAGCATAACTCACTCTAACATTAACACTAGCAATATGTTATAGGTCTACAGTATTTTGAACATTCATTAGGGGAAAGCACCGAAgttgcgtaggcacctattgaaatcattggcattcttcttcttcttctgttttttcttcccctcttgagtctatggcagcccatagagacgcttgtgggaaagttgtgaaatttggttCCAGGTTATTTGGTAGTCTAAtaattaaccatagcaaatttggagtctctaactcaaacgcTCTagtgccaccacttgtccaaagtttcaatcaTATTTATGCCAATtacttttgaaccgtaaggcacagaaggaaaattatttttcctctgaatccttggctcatgccaaaattcaaaaattataaaaaagcaaggttttgttttttcgctatttttatttgttcaagaaacctacttttttgaactTTCCTAGATGGTTTGTCTGATTCTCACCAAAAttgaccatgctggcaaaaaagttatggaattcaattTGATTCTTCAAACCGTTTTTGAATAACATGCGAACAAATTTGacgaaaagcacacaaaaatggtTATGAAGCTAtatatgaggctatatctccacaATGGTTTGGCGTATTTTAATACCCAATTTTAATacccaattttcccatgtcagccatttttggtgtctgccattttgaattttaaagtaaaatgctatattttccAAACACAATGATGTATCGTCAGGGGCGGCTTTTCCGTATGGCAGAGTAACCCCCCTCTTGTGCCTCTTGGTGGCGCTGTACTTGGACAAAACATGAAATTGCCATTGACTACAATAGAgtattatgacataaaatgctatattttacaaTTGCTTTGGTGTACCATTACGAAACtgattccttgggtcatgctaAAAACAGTGATACCAATGTTGCCATAGtcagccaaacttcctgtccgccattttgattttctttaaaaacctactttttcaaactcctcctagaccgttggtccgattttcacaaaaaacgaatcatatcatcttcagacaatactgacaaaaagttatggattttgtgttgataggACAAAACTGTTTTAGCATACCATAGCaacgaatttgaggcatgatgccaaaatgacacttgaggctgtatctctgcaattgCTTTGGCATAttaacaccaaactttgtgtgtgcaattgtcaactcacacagaacacaccacattgatttgataacagcgccacctattggtcaaacgtgataagccaataaatcatgttactagtggttgtatttacGATTTTTCAGCCGTTTTGActaaaatcatcctaaaatggcttcatTTACTCATttctgcagttggtctgatgcttgCTTCTGTAgcgcttggccccgtaattgctacTTGCcgctatattttaaattatatttattaaaaagttagaAATAACTCTAAAGCAAAACATTGTGAACTAACCACCTTGGCTCCTCTTGTTTATACTGTACtcctacaaaataaataaagtatgtttACTGATGGCAAGAGGATCTAAATGTGTGGCATGCTAATTAAAGAACTTAAAGCAAACTCCACATACAAAAGCACCTTGGCATAGCTGCTGGCAGACTCTGTCTCACTCCCTCTTCAGATTACATACATAGTGGTAAATAAAATCTACTGTCGCTTTCTCAGAGGTACAGTAAGGTATAATATAATTACCTAAACAGAGATACTAACAAGTACGTCTCTTGCGTAGTCAAGTACATATCAGCTAGGTTTCTGTTCATCCTTACTGAGGAAACCCTAGCTGGGACCGGCATCCAAAACATAACATATCATCGTGACCATAGAATACATACGTAGAACTCCATATAAATATTTCTCCTGTAATGCATTCAGAAAGGCATTACCATCTGCATTAGACTGCAATCACATCTTTACAAGTCAGTTCAggttaaatgaaataaacctaCTGCATATCTCAATAGCTCAGAGGAGAGATGAGGCTGATCATTACAAAACGCCTTCGAGGCTTCACTCTCTTTGATGCTTATAAGCCAGTCTAACCTCTCAGAAGCTAGTCTCACACAGCTGCTTGTTTTCTGTCAGCTCTTGTGAGAGTGGGCAAGTGTGGCTGCGATTGGACGTGTGCCAGGTATTGCGTATGCACCCGGCATTATGACCACCACTGCAGTTATGGGGGAGGAGGCGGGGAAGGATAGAGCATAGATTTCTCTCAGAGACCACACACGTGCTTATACATATGTATAGGAGCTCTCTAGGTCTCTCTTCTCTATttcttttacatacatacatacacacacacgctacAAACAATTCCTttgtatttgaaaaacattattcatCACATTCACAAACCAGACACTAATAATGCCACAGAGTCAAACTACACAGACAGGTGGGGTGACTAATACCTGAAATAACTCTCAGCTCATAATTGCAGTcagtttgtttacgtcttttattgatttttctgaacatttctgccgtatgcacataaactgacagtcaccactgataagctactactaaatattgtagaaacttaattttctgtaaagttgctttgcaatgatttgtatcataaaaagcgctatacaaataaacttgaattgaattgaattgtttacTGCAGTCTTCCTGCAGTGCTTTACCTGAAATGTACTGACTATTCTGTATGCCTAGTACCTTTATCTGTCTTACATGTTCCAAGGTAACCTGTAACAAATTGAAATTGATCCCCCTTTAAATAACTTGTTTTTGGATCAAATTCCTTAACTAAAAGAATATGTCACATTCATGACAAAATATTGTCAGATgtttgttaaaaattttttttagaattaactACAAATATATGTAGATGTAGAAAGGCTATCATTTTGTTTCTAGtgatactttaatatatttttaagataataaaaaataaaaataaaactttttggtAACAGTTTACATtaaggaacacatattcactattataCACTAAAAGTTCTCCCTCACtgaactcctaatttgctgcttattgatagttgTAGTAGTAATTATGTTTAGGTATCGGGTAGGGTTAAGGAATCTGGAATAAgcagaataatgcagaataagccattaatatgtgctaaataagtactaataaacatgcTACTtgtaagcagctagttaataaggtataagttttttttgttgttgttgttgttttggcttTTTAACCTACAAATTTGATGATTTTTATGATGAGTACTAATTAGTTCTGCTTTTCAACTACTGTAAAaatctttgaaataaaatttacaatttaattttaattatgggAAGAAGAAAAAATTTTAGCTTTCACATCTTTAATATTCCCAAAGAGTAtgagtattttaaatattatatatattacatgtcagaaaatgtcaaaattagcTAAGGAAATTGTTCAAAtgcatatatttgatattttgtttctgTTAAGCAGGCCAATTAGACCTACTTTTGCTCTGCTGTAGTTAATAGGATTCCTCCAACCCCTCCTCCTGTCCTCACTCCTGTAACTGTTACATGAACAAACACATAGAAACCAATTACAGTCAAACCCCTCCCTTTACCTGTTAACTCCCCTCTCAACCGCTCCTTCCCATCCGCTACACTGCAGCAGTGGGAACACAGTAAATTCCCTCCTTCAAGAGTCTTCAGAAAAAGAGGCTATTCATGTGTATGAAGTCTCTGTGCCTCCCTCTCTTCtccacagaaaatataaaaaaggttttgGCTTGTTTAACGGGTtaagttttattggttttagGCGGCCAAAAGGATTTGTGCATCTTCTCCAAGGCAACCCCCCCCACCCAACAGTAAACCTGTCTTAGCTCAACAGGACTTCCTCTATGCACCCTGTCACTCATGTTCTTAAGACCCACCCCATTCTAGAAATAAGCCTATCAGGTGCGCCAGCTCTCTGTCTGTTCTGTGAAGTACTGCATTTTGGAGTAACACAGTGACAGATGGTAAAAGGTTCTGCTCAATCTGCAGTGGGAGTGGGGGTTGCTAGCCAGAGGGAAAGCCCCTTGTAAATAGACTTGTATATTAGCAGGGATTGAGAAAAGACCATTGGGATTACAACTATTGATCTGAACTGAAACAATCCTAAGTTTCAGCAGACACTTTTGtgaatttaaagtttatttattgctaaatgctgctgtttttttttgttttgtttgttttttttttttttattattttttgtatggcCTAATACTATTATACTTCATTGTAAACAGGAGATGACTGTGATGCGACAGAACTTTAATGATTAGCTGTGGTTGCATTAGAGTAAACTCtttcaggggtgcccaaccctgctcctggcgatcgactgtcctgcaatgtttagcttcaacccaaatcaaacacacctgcctttaatttttaagtgagcctgaagaccttaattagttgcttcaggtgtgtttgattagggttggagctgaattttccaggacagtcgatcgccaggagcagggttgggcacccctgctgtAGATTAACTGTAAGTGTAAACATTGGTACTTTCTGTTGCCCGCATGCATTAcagcataaaaaaatgtaacattttattgttttcttttttactttatttgctggcttatgttgttgtttattattagaatattttattaacaaaatattattattttgtttgttggaGTTGAAAAATCTGGTCCCGAATGTTTTCTCAGATACAGACAAAATgtgttgaaacatttttttcatttgttccacaaaagaaagaaatacaagtCTGGAATGACagatgaaatgaaatgatgactattttaatgtttgggtggaatatccctttaaatcagtGGTTGGGACCCCCCTACCCCCCACCCCCTCCATTTTTGGTTAATGCATTTTTCTAAAA
This window contains:
- the LOC109046761 gene encoding uncharacterized protein LOC109046761, with protein sequence MSQSGKVLHLYVEVRSVTDEEGKDLDDVAKTDSLMLTAPDILQSSQYGGPNAPHGQTSPRGVLHKGGSSTKTLASSKSTSRHSVSFQLHPGHDSDQPVTQQQKSLPYDEINQLLSAFQTDPNGNACHLVCAPSERDPFFGKEPHFSGRFTAPPTPSGTRKACSPTKMNGGNEGRRSVATFSYIEKAKIKSVEGQYSSLCQSEPHNPFNRTMEESATPLHLRKRLSDPVWLNRLESMNNCSSNQLSQGLGNSHIGTPSFRRATLDSIAREATHRALEDFGSPQLRQKLAGNCPDRGHDIRRGEQRRCRSWSGSPVIPCSSRTLPTKATIMDHERNSLFYRIPRSHATDQLSNHAKQVYFTMSHSSANNQEVSNQRVQEYRYRPNLPSCKPTAIQHEQPAMIVTQPSSNQQLSHSIIDSPRQAHRVNFNLTNSKNKVEEGANQLSGRRSISPATSPEMACKLAEEATKLSILMEARRSPTPTLSSTDTVRSDSPQLGHSREPPLYANFQGPGEQTHSNCNLPGQEYNCKQEFVKTGHHSVQTTPLLPHIGSISPAAPARLNRSDVIPSSPIRDPRIERTQLVGKDSPTLHRHLPSQYTRDSHTPSYEHRQYETLRGLKDSPNSSRRHFTRPNLETPSWTAQQKHGVEECLAREKENLREKDSHKRNSPTTPVSEENHCRVSMQKNEMKADTRTNREWSGTASQSSSGVTGSLIESTLHEKDCISSEISSKTSQKSPDSGNTGIQSEGGPFLLRPSLRSQKIARAKWEFLFGSHYDQQDKHETKGSSTAHSSGCSSESPTSIPPLSTPVRPITTHSRHCKSTGSSKSACHIVQQVEVELINHHSTMESSNKTGITRRSVKYSETDIDAVPLRCYRETDLDEVMMAEQEEVDSAFGSNRSVLGTSGTNSCSPLEGVLCPHTDGEEELQDEEVVSWASVRMQGDKKRQNATPEGDEVFSRLLRGPPDCQPDSHMALKSPISVTSPCRISSDGLDSFSRHFESIMESHRAKGTSYSSLDSEDITPSGPPVFTFDFPTLTPEIQSQISESAKQIIELNFSPLTCPEPPAVSDPTECMASQDPHREDQSGVCEEDSPFCSGSSSDHACRPDSDTDAAIRERPSRPVSESDTEVAERLAVGSTETLANGNKSDLQAAKRLAKRLYSLDGFKKSEVARHLNKNNEFSHMVAEEYLSYFNFSGMMVDQALRVFLREFALMGETQERERVLSHFSKRYIQCNRNTILNEDSVHTLTCALMLLNTDLHGHNIGKRMSCMQFISNLEGLNDGQNFPKDLLKALYNSIKNEKLQWTIDEEELRKSFSELDGRKDSTSHTMKRINSGGNPLISVAQQSSAQVYMNGFLVRKVHADPDGKKTPRGKRGWKTFYAILKGLILYLQKDEYRPDKQLSDEDLKNAVSIHHSLAMRAADYSKRPDVFYLRTADWRVFLLQAPNAEQMQSWITRINTVAAMFSAPPFPAAIGSQKKFSRPLLPGSNTKLPQEAQLKPHKTRFRAVSAELQELRSTPQDRRTKGRDQGEYKQREEYLDFEKTRYGTYAMLLRAKIRIGETDLETFEAHLFDDGGLQRAHSSPTLPQDSSHASSTKESSRSSSRSSSKRIKRSDGQRHSYRQAVKL